In the genome of Pagrus major chromosome 17, Pma_NU_1.0, the window AGACATATAATTTCCTTCGTTTTCCAATGATAACAAGTTTTCTCTAGTTTTCACAAGTTAtatgtgtcatttttaaagaaaagcaaatgttttttaAGAGAAATCAGGACAATTAACCCGTGATCTCAAGATAGTggcattaaaaacatgaatgcaTCTATGGCTGTTAAGGGCTTCCACACTGAACTACTGGAACTATCACTATGATTATATTCTCAGGTGAAATGTGATCATAAACACAACTGATAAGTACATGGGTCTACAACACCTACTAACTACTTTAATTGTGTGTGCACATTGTGTTTGTTCCTTTGAATATGGCTGTAAACCAGGACCTGAGGTGTTTGTTAACACTCATCTCGTGTTGATAAGCAAACAACTCAGGGActaacctctctctctctctctcttttacttgGTGAGATTTTTATTTGTACCTTAAATAGCAGACCGTGTGTCTCAAACTCATACTGGTCTATTTCTGGTCAGTTATGAACAGGATTGAGGAAAAAATGCACTGCCACGACAGATTAACTCGAGGAAAGCAAAATCAGACATCAGTCTGATGTTTGGCTACTGTtacagtgatgtgtgtgtgtgtttatgcttgTGCCTGTCTGCACCTAAAAGCTAGCGAATCagtctgctttttaaaaagattaagCCATCCATCTGGTTAACTGTAATAGCCTAAAGTGGATGACTGACGATTTCTGCTCTTTAATCGCACCCAGTGCCAGCAGACATGCAGACGAAGGAACCGACACTTTTATCACCTCATTCTTACTTcaattaaaatacacaaaacaagacacaaagATATCCAATGACTATAATCATTCTTTCACCTGAAACAGGTGATATTTAATGGTCATCCCAAATGGCCCCGCTTCAGGCCAATCATTTCAATTAACAGAATCATCGTTTTACTGTGGAGGAATATAAACTCTCTTCCAGAAatgaagaccagagagatgTGTTCAGTTGGATGAATGATACATTCTCATATTTCTATGCTTAATCACAAGACGATTTTAGCATATAATTGTCTGAATCTGTGctgttttatgttatttatctGTGTTAAATGTCTTTATCATAATGGTAGGGCTGTATTAcgattaaaatgtgatttattacgaggtgtattttttgttattacGTTCTGGTTCGTTTATTACCCTGATATATGTTATGTCTTTATATTATGATGCCTGCCAGTCATGTtgaaaagaatataaaaaaaggtcacaaaaaacaaatgtaattataCTAATAATAGTTGCAATAAGCAATGAGACCTAACCAGACTTTCAACTAGCCAATCAGCCTACAAGCATGTACAGAAAACCAGGATCTTAGTACTGTAATAAATTAGGACAATCCAATCAGACGAAAGCCAACACAAGGAAAGAAATATCATCcactaaaacacacactaaaTCCCACTCTTGCTCATGAGTCATACTTTTACCCAGCTCAGCATTGCAGGTGAAAGGGGCCTCGGCCCTGTCTGCATCTGTCTCAGCATCAGACTGCTAGTGCTGAATCCAGcagcatgaataaaacatgtttccaaTCTCGCCTGAAGAGGAGAGAACTTGTCTTCGGGGTTTTATTTTAGCTGCTTCCATTCTGGGTCCAGTTCCCATCCAAGAATCTTCCTACAGTTCCTCTATGAGACGGGTTTATCTGACAGGACTGTGCAATCACTGCCTGTTTGTCTTTATCTTACCTTCATGTACGATTTATGTATGTTATCTTGGATTTCACTCAGAATGAACGTGTCTCTAATTCAACCAAAACTGAagctgaaattacattttcctAAACCAGCGGGGGTGTTTACTTCAAAACCAAAGACACCGACATCTGACCATTTGATGTGGAGGAACTCATGTGACATCAAACTGGCCATTTTTCTAGGAAAAGGAACAAACCGGCCTCTTCCTGTAAATACTTGAGCATTCCTGTAGTGTTTAGTCCTCAGCGTGACCAGTAGGAACAAgattcatactgtttaactgaatgttgcaaataaaatgtttgcctTATAGACAGATTGATTGGTTTTGTAAGTGTCAGTGAtgtaaatgaaaagtcaaaCTAGACCAAAAAGATGATACAGATATAATATGTagcatttccacattaaaatatctaaaaacaaCGAGACCTCTatgatatattttgttgatttgtgtgCTTACactatcccaaatgtttccaacaatgttcaaaccagagaaaactgaattattatttaaagtaaAGGTGCTTTTCAATTAGTTGCCTGCTGCTGTAACTTCCTAGCTACATACTGTGCGTTCAATTTAACAAAAACTGATGTTACGCATTGATTATTATGGTTATAATAGCATCCCATAATAAGGCTTGCAGGAGGCCACAACAAAGCGAACCAGGCTGAGTGACAAGGTTTTCCCTTTAGACCAAAACATGATAAACTTGGTACTCGTACCTGAACGAAGACCGTGAAGAAGACAACGGTGATGATGGCAGTGAGGAACATCTCTCTCAGGGGGAAGAGATTCTTGTCCAACAAGAAACCAAGGGAGAAGGCGATGGCACCTCGCAGGCCACCGTAGGCGATAATGAACTGGTCCTTGGTTGTCAGTTTGACGATGCGGAACTTGTTGATCATGTAGGTCAGACCGACCACACCTGGGAAAAGATAATGCAGAGAGGGCTTTGTGTGAATGTTACAGACATGGGACAAATAGCATTCTTTCAATTTCATTTCAGACATCAGTGCTTGACAATGACAAGAAAGACTATGAATGTTGAAATAATATACTTTTCTGTCCTCTAATGTCTTTTACACAGCCGTTACGTTTCATTTCTTTCTTGCATGTAAAACCATCGACAGCTTTTTACATCAATCCACACTAACAAACATGGTGTTCTTTTAACGGACTACCCATCTCCTGCTATTGTGTTTTCATATCACATTCAAACCAGCAGAAAAACCTGCCTGAAAgactaaaaaacacacagctcaaaACACTTAATCATGCTTTGAAATCAGTTAGCCGTACTGGAGAAGATCTGTGACTTTTAACCTGCAAATTATTGATTGCAATAATGCAGTCACGAACATCATGTTTGGAGAGTTTGCTCAAAGCCTCATCAGCCGCTGAGGCTAAAAATGCTAAATCAAGGCGGTAACTCAGTATGTCACAACTGAACAGACCTCAtcattctttcactttctccctCCAACAACACTAATAACTCTAGCATGACAAATCATCAACAGAAGAACTGACAGCCTGAATTCAACATGGAAATCCTCAGTGGCACTTCCTCTCTCACGATGACTGCTGTGTGGTGAGACACGATGGCAACATTGACCTTCAGTCAGCATTCCCAGTTCCCCTTTTGAAAACAAGGTCTTTTTACACACATAAATGTCCTTTTTGATCACTTCAAAGTAAACTAATACATTCACCTCctttgaatgaataaaaagtttaatttttgCACTTTTTGATTTGCATTTGCAAATTTGAAGTGACTGTCTCATGTAGCGGTTTATCAATGAAAGCAAACCACATAATCAAAAAGATCTTCCAAGAATTAACCTGCAAAAATTATGCTGTTTCCCCTTTATACCATGACATTTAATTGTAAGAAATCACTGCAGTGGAGCTGACCTATGACCCGGGCCACCAGACACAGAATGACAGTGACGGTGACGAAGGTCCAGTTCCAGTCGTGTTTGCCGTCCACCGTTGCCACACCCAGAAAGATGAAGATTAGTGTCTCGCTGACGCTGCTCCACATTTTCAGGAAGTATTTGATGGTGGTGTGGGACTTATGGGATATGTTGGCCTCCACATAGGGTCGCATCACCGCCCCACATGCAATTAACctggaaggagaggaggaaaacatttcagtttaaagATATATACGTTTAAAGgtgataaatgtaatttaataatatataataaatgtaatgttgaACGTATGATTAAAATGAAGTCAAGTAAGACTGATCTATAAATGACATGATGAAGTGAGAAGCGGTGGTTTGACTTGAGTTGTCAGCAACAGTTACATCAGAGTTTTCCACTAATGGAGCCTATAGTAACATGATGTCCATCCCTGTCCTGTGACCACTTCTCTATTCCATTCTGGTGTCGTGCAATGTTTGTATGTCAATCATGTGGAGGCCAGAACTGAACGCCATCCATGTGACCAATAAGCCACAGCAGCTGCTCAACATTCACCTCCATTCCTCCTCAATGTCAGTACTGGTTTGGCTCTCAAGGCCTTAGGGGAAACAATGAAAGGAATTCACACCAGTAAGCTGTTTCATTTCTTCCTCATAAACAGAtgatgtgggaaaaaaaacacctcgACAAATGGAGTTTTTGATGTGAGGTGCAAGAAGACAGCCACGGGCTTCCTGAGAGATTGTCCTTGAAGTTACACATCCTCCGGCCTTGACTCAGAGGAGAGCCTCTGTATATCATCCCCTCCTGTCTGCAACATCAATAACTCCCAGCCCCTTAAAGAGAAAATGGATTTGATACGTACTGGAGGAGCTGATGAGAAATGACCCCTCAGGGAATGTTGGGATGCCAATaaattctggtttgttttgggtgtTGCGAGATCAGTTTGAACTGGTTATACAGAGATGTACAGTTGACTTACGGTCATTGGGGAATGACAGTAATAGATTTTCCCTGCAGTCGCGGGGTTGAATATAGAACTTGACACCTAATCACAGGGGGAAATTctatatattaaaaaacatgcGATACAACAGCGACGTCCCTGCAACAGCTGGAGTATTTCAGAGACACTAGAGGGCAACCATAACACACTGAATACTCAATTTATAAATGCTGAACCTGTATGAAGAAGCTCACATGGAGGCACCATCACTGGCAGTCTCAATGATTCATGATGCATGCTATCATGCTGTCATTGTTCTAACATGCTTTAAAGACATCTACTGAATGCATATATATGGGAGAGAAAactacatatattatatataccagttcatacacacacatatatatatatttgtattgaTACAGTTTAGTACATATGaataatatatgtatttatcattttgttttaaatgtttaaaaataagtAAACTTGATTTGTAGCATTCCCATTGTTTGAGActtgctgtctttctttgttttgggctgattttccaaaatccctctggactaattgcaggggattcagatcacctgtgcgcAGGGTGGagagactgactcctgattgaggagtggaagcagcttgggcGTTTCCCTCCAAGACAATCATGGTGTGACAACGCcttttttgtgaaggcttaaaagaggtgggaaATGGCACACAGGGGGCTCTCACACTCAGTCTGAATCCATCCCTGACCTATTGATAACCTCATTCCTCTtagattgccagccagaaactctggtctatTTAGgcccttttctgttttcttggctgcccacatcATTCTAGTGAGGGAAACTGTGTTTATTCAGGAACCCCTTGAAACCCAAGCTCCTTTACCccttcagtttgacattttatttccctggggcttgtaggagtACATCTGTTTATTATACCCAGAAGAGgcatttgttatttattgtccaagtagcgGACATTGGGCTTTCCCCCttagattttcatgttttttgtttatatttgtatgtaggtcgggctggcctgtaagcattttactgccagtaccgccacagATTTAACAAGACTTTGAGTCTACGGCCACACTAgtagctctgtgaggctgagataaatgctaacattggcatgctaacatgctagcaatgaaaatgttaacacactgatgtttagcaggtataatgtttgccATGTTCAATCATCTTACAGCCAGTGTTGTCcagtaaaaagtacccaaaagtcatactggAGTAAGAGTAAAGATGTTATGTCACAATATTCCTTTGGCAGAAGTGAAAGTCAACCATAAAAAATAGTAttcgagtaaaagtcttaaaatatctgataaataatacacattattacatgtatgtataaaccGTACACTATGGGTCAactgattattggcctggctgattatcagatctgataatgataatttttctgattattagaatcaatgtgttttttttatttgattgtcaataaaataaattgattcaAAAATCTGTTACTTTGGCTCCACCCCCCCCAAACTTACGCCATGATGCCAGAGAGGTGGAACATCTCAGCTGACAGGTATGCCATGTAGCtgtacacaaagacaaaaagcgGCTCGATAACACGGGTGTGGGAGGTGAAGCGTGAGGTGAAGGCAGCCAGGATACCATAGATAGCTCCAACCAGAACGCCACCACACGCAACCACCAGGAAGGAGATGATTCCCAGGAAACCATCCAACACCGTCACTGTGCCGACAGCTGTATACTCCTCAAACAGGTGGTACAACACCTGGGAGGGGGagaaggggaagagagagggggaagaaagggattaaacaattaaaaagataaaatatttgaataCTTAGTGTTATATAAAGCCTCTTGTAATGCCTGACTGGCTAATCTTGCAGACTGCCAAGCGCTTCAAGACTGATGAGCTCTGCTCTGGCCCTCAGGAGAGCTTCTACTCATTGATGGCAGAGAGCCGTCCAGCTTGTTTAAGTGTGCACTGAAGCCAAACTTGTTGCTTAACATGTGACCTAGAGACAATGGTGCTTGGTGATTGAGCAGGCAGAGTATGTGAGGAAAAATCCGGGGGAGGATTTATGAAATTATTGAGCAGAATATCAATTTAGCCAAGTGTTAGCTGATGTCAAAAACACTCATTGTTCAGACTGAAGTTGGTGCCTCAGGTAGCTATATTGCTAGCATTAAAGGTAACTTTATACTGTTGATGATACTGTTTGGGAACAGGCCAGCTAACAGCTGGTGTGCTGTAGTGTGAGCTGAGGGTTGTTGTGTGGTGACAGGCTAGTCAGTGGATCACTGGCTGTGTGTTGACAGCCTAAGCCTTTATAGTTGCAAGGCTAAAAGGAACAGCCACAGGAAAAACTGACACAtgcaaattttgtttttcattaaaataataagCACAACAGCATATAAGCTAATTTACTTCTGACCATAATCAAAGCTTTTCGTATCACCTGAAAATCTGTCTGAGATTCCTGAGGCCTGATCGCTCTGAGGAGGATAAGTTTAGCTATGAGAATTGCAAATGACTGTTAACCAAAAACAGGACAACGCACTGATCAACATCTTAACTGGGTCATGTTGCATCTTGATAAAAACGTCACTGATGTTGAAATGAGCTGTCATCACCCTGTCGAAATTCTTTGATAAAGGCCAGCATGTTGGTACTTTCAGTGCTTGTATCgtgtttttttgtccatttgCCTCAAATGTTAAGTATTTCCAAACAGCACTTCTactgttttctttgtcaacCGAAACCAGTTGCAGAGGCTCTGCGACTGCCATCTTTAATGAGCTGTAACACCATACGGAGTGAATGAGACGAGTGATGAGAAGACAGCACTttgagtgggagagaggaggcaaaaacacagctgataCCAGTGTAATGATATTGTGAAGAAAAGAGTAttgaaacagtttaaaatacTTCAAATTGATatgaattgaatatttttttatatcatttacTAAATAAAGAGACAGTGTTGTTATTTCTCTGGACGTCAGAGGTACAACTGGCGCCCAATTATGGCTGTAATGAGGATACAGGAGCTACAACCAAGGGCTCACACCTCAGCATATCATATGTATACTTGACTGAGAGCAGACTAATCTAATCTCAACTAGTCTCCCTTATTGGAGCACCGGTGAAACAATAAATGCATTCTGTCACAAGAAAAGCAAGCATGAAAGTCTCACCACAGTGACAGCATCATTGAGCAGTGATTCACCAAACACCAGGATGTGCAAGAGTTCATTTATGTGGATCTCCTCAAAGACAGCCAGGACAGCGACGGGATCCACGGCCGAGATGATGGAGCCAAACAGCAGGCAAGGCAGCAGCTCCAGGTCGTTGAGCTTGGAGTGACCGTCACCGATCTGACACACAGCGTACAGCAGGCCCCCGATGAAGAAGGCATTCCACAGGGTCCCCACAACAGCAAATATCAAGATCGTGCCCAGGTTCTCCATGAAGGGACGAATGGGCAGGAAGTAGCCAGCATCCAGGATGATGGGAGGCAGCAGGCAGAGGAAGAACAATCTGGAATCCAGCACCGGGGGGACGTCTTCTCCGGCTAGTTTGATGAGTCCCCCCACCATCAGGCCCACCGTGATCAACAGGCAGCTCTCTGGCACAATGCCTGACAGTCGAGGGATCAGGTGGAACCCTGGGAAAATGGATGGAAAAGATGAGATGCAGTGCCATGGAGGGAGACAAATAAGGAGGGAGTGATTTATCTGCATTGAACAATTAGTTTATTTAGGCCTTAACAgtatttgtgtgtctctgcctgaGTGATGAGATTAACTGGAACTGCTCCCATCTGTTGCCTCATTTTATAAAAGACAACAGTGCAAAAGCACACTGAATATTTGCCAGCGCAACACTGACAGGGCAATCAGTTGTGACATACCACACTTCTGTGAGCACTAGCACCACCCGGATGACAAATTCCAACGTCTGTTTTAGATTTAGCAGCCAACATTTGTAGGAAATGCAGAGGAAAACACTTGTTtatatcaataaaatgttgtcagctGCTTAATGTTAGCACGTCAGAtgcacacagaggcagacaggctggtatGGTGATGCCGTGAccaactgacactttttacaagcaAAGAAACAACGTCATatattgcatttaatgctgaataTACAAGAAGGAAtgaatgatttagaatttgctgTAGACATGTTGTTTCTCCTCACAAGATTTGTTGCAACTCTTAAAATCCCCACGATTTGTAAGGGATTTTTGGGATATTGTGGTCACCAGTTTAATGGTTAGCTGAATCAGACGGTGTGTTCACAAACttctgctgctaacattggtAGGTAAAGAGAGCCCATACATATAATTTGCATTACAGTGAACACCATGTAAATCAGATGGCTTGTAATAAACCATGCCTGTTGTTTGGGATTCTTGTTGTTTCATGGAGGCGTTGTATATTTGCGTACACATTGGAAAAAGATTGTGGTCACTTGCAGCCAAGACCACCTCCAAATATGGTCTACACCACTGGCTCTCAAATGCATCCTCAATGCGTCATGGGGGCAatcacacctgtacttagagctgtccacttgtgatcagatcactcaggacgcATGTTGATAACAAGTGTGAACAGGGCCTTTGATTTTGTGAAGGCTGTGCAGGCATGTCAGAGCTTGCCtgtcagttgttgttgtttgtcaaCAGTAAGAAACGGTAAGAAATTCTGGAGAAGGACAAGTCGATGAGTTTCATTCCTAAGCTCACAAGTTACACTTTGGTTTGGCGAGCCATCAACATCTTGATGCAAAATTGAAAATTTGACAGATTAGAGTCCATATATTCCTGCATAGTTTACCTTTAACATGAATCAATAAAGTGGCATCTCTGGTCTTAAAGCTGTTGATAGGTAAAGAACACAAGTTTGCTGCATCCTGTGTAGTTTCCGGTATGATACAGAGCTGACGCCGTGACCTTGTGAATTCTCcaaggaaaaaatggaaatagtaTGCAAAACATTTATTGTAAACAGATCTCAGATGACAGTTCAACCAGCCAAGGCTGCAATTTAAATACCTCT includes:
- the slc9a1a gene encoding sodium/hydrogen exchanger 1; this encodes MKLGFHLIPRLSGIVPESCLLITVGLMVGGLIKLAGEDVPPVLDSRLFFLCLLPPIILDAGYFLPIRPFMENLGTILIFAVVGTLWNAFFIGGLLYAVCQIGDGHSKLNDLELLPCLLFGSIISAVDPVAVLAVFEEIHINELLHILVFGESLLNDAVTVVLYHLFEEYTAVGTVTVLDGFLGIISFLVVACGGVLVGAIYGILAAFTSRFTSHTRVIEPLFVFVYSYMAYLSAEMFHLSGIMALIACGAVMRPYVEANISHKSHTTIKYFLKMWSSVSETLIFIFLGVATVDGKHDWNWTFVTVTVILCLVARVIGVVGLTYMINKFRIVKLTTKDQFIIAYGGLRGAIAFSLGFLLDKNLFPLREMFLTAIITVVFFTVFVQGMTIKPLVELLAVKKKQEAKRSINEEIHTQFLDHLLTGIEDICGHYGHHHWKDKLNRFNKKYVKKCLIAGERSKEPQLIAFYHKMEMKQAIELVESGGGVKLPAAMPSTVSMQNIQPKKPPPVKPVERALPQLPKGREEEIRKILRSNLQRTRQRLRSYNRHTLVADPFEDGFGDLLIKKQKMIELEKKIKDMNNYLTVPAAPPDSPTMCRARLASDPQAYHTKSMSDSVPTIQVDLASPQSPDSVNMMDEFRRAGQQQQQQEDQGLMMRPPSRPGGPNKPGEADGARDQQKLTRCLSDPGPSADEEEDEPFLP